The genome window ACTTCAACTTTATCGCCTTTCACTTCAGCATTTTCAACTGTGGTTTTCGTAAGAATAGTAATCCCCTTTTTCCTGAACTCCTTTTCGAGCAATTCACTTACTTCTTTATCTTCAATCGGAAGAATGTTGTCCATCATTTCTATAAGTGTGATTTTAGTTCCAAATACATTGTAGAAATAAGCAAACTCTACTCCGATTGCACCCGCCCCGATTATTATCATTTCTTTTGGTAACTCTGGTAGGTTCATTGCCTCTGTACTTGTAATAATTTTCTTTCTATCAATTGGGATTTGGGGGATTGTTCTTGTTCGTGCTCCAGTAGCTATAATAATTTTACCTGCTTCAACAGTTTCAATTATTTTATCTTCGTTGGCATAAACATCAATCCTGGAATTGCTGATAAGTTTTCCAAAACCTTTTATTCTTTCAATTTTGTTTTTCTTCATCAGGAATTCAACGTTTTTAGAAATCCTATCGGCAATATCTCTGCTTCTTTTAATAATTTTCTGAAAGTCGAAAGAAATGTTTTCAACTTTGATTCCGTAATTTGGAGCATATTTTAACTTTTCGAAAAATTCAGCACTTTTAAGAAGAGATTTAGTCGGAATGCAACCCCAGTTTAAGCAAATACCACCAAGATTGTCTTTTTCAATTATTGCTGTTTTTAATCCTAACTGCACCGCTCTTATGCCAGCAACGTAACCACCAGGACCTCCGCCAAGAATTGCAATATCAAACGATTTGGACATTGAACCCTCTTTATTATATCTGTAATAGATTTAAGATATTAAATATTAAGTACAAATTCTATAACACAATCTGGCTAAAATTAGTTTATAATTTTTATTGTTTGCTGATTTAATATTAATCTACAGAAAGAATTGTTCGATTGTTTAATTGCTAAATTGTTTTTAACAATTGAACAATTAGCAATTAAACCGATTTAAA of Ignavibacteriales bacterium contains these proteins:
- the lpdA gene encoding dihydrolipoyl dehydrogenase, giving the protein MSKSFDIAILGGGPGGYVAGIRAVQLGLKTAIIEKDNLGGICLNWGCIPTKSLLKSAEFFEKLKYAPNYGIKVENISFDFQKIIKRSRDIADRISKNVEFLMKKNKIERIKGFGKLISNSRIDVYANEDKIIETVEAGKIIIATGARTRTIPQIPIDRKKIITSTEAMNLPELPKEMIIIGAGAIGVEFAYFYNVFGTKITLIEMMDNILPIEDKEVSELLEKEFRKKGITILTKTTVENAEVKGDKVEVKILKDGESKTLTADVVVNAIGIVGNVEGFGLEELGVELFKNHIKIDKHSYQTNLKNVFAIGDVIGPPWLAHVASAEGIHCVETIKGLNPPEVDYETIPGCTYCQPQVASVGLTEKRAIEEGYEIKVGKFPFSASGKAFAAGEREGFVKCIFDAKYGELLGAHIIGAEATELIAEFTLAKSLEATYESIIKTVHAHPTLSESVMEAAANAYGEAIHI